The following proteins are co-located in the Abditibacteriaceae bacterium genome:
- a CDS encoding DUF2309 domain-containing protein, with product MTLTLDRPETDSLAASFLAAPQEEQLISDVSAQIEQACKRIAPLWPLKNFVAVNPFVGLSDRHFVEAGSLVQRVTHGDMMMPLPYYRQQWEAGRISSADLQNALDHARQTLPATQAHELDTHSVETLQAALSDSNNSINAAIFTVIDLLDARRGTQWNSFVVDEISKWCSAFYDEGQASWRMPWRGESLFAAWREAALCDANPEMMGLSGFRNFLRAQPDDATAAIEYALQTLQVPAASTVDFLHRALMSISGWSGYVQYQVREKSMYGNYDDSLQHLLAIRLAYDVALYQRDTKFQEMWAQHVASWPVADAASPQLLANYLWQLASELAYQRALIGDIGAAAATQRAVGRRAVQAVFCIDVRSEVFRRSLEAQSPDIETVGFAGFFGFPIEYIPFGQRHGQTQCPVLLTPAFRIRETLPDATHQQTEAALGKQRFSRRLGRSWNSFKTSAVSCFAFVETGGLLSGVKIVKDSLGLHHEEHAGAGMAPGVHYHPAPDSGHGHNHAHLHESGMTVEQQVAVAAGALKNMGLTQNLARLVMICGHGSSTTNNPYGSGLDCGACGGHSGEANARVAATVLNHPPVRAGLKAQGISIPDDSHFLAALHNTTTDDVTLFDESSVPESHAAELGALKQHLEAASRQTRIERAPSLGLTNAAASEIDALVRARSTDWAQTRPEWGLAGNAAFIAAPRERTQQLDLGGRSFLNNYNYSSDEDLSKLELVMTAPMVVASWINLQYFASTVNNRQFGSGNKTIHNVVGALGVWQGNCGDLQVGLPLQSVHDGEKWIHEPLRLSVFIEAPREAIVSIVAKHAGVRELLDNGWLHLIAIEDEGRHFARYKGNLGWESAN from the coding sequence ATGACTCTCACTCTCGACCGGCCCGAAACCGATTCGCTCGCAGCCAGCTTTCTCGCGGCGCCGCAGGAAGAACAGCTCATTAGTGACGTTTCCGCTCAAATCGAGCAGGCGTGCAAGCGCATCGCACCGCTGTGGCCGCTTAAAAACTTTGTCGCAGTGAACCCGTTTGTCGGGCTATCCGATAGGCACTTTGTCGAAGCCGGGTCGCTGGTGCAGCGCGTGACACATGGCGACATGATGATGCCGCTGCCTTATTATCGGCAACAGTGGGAGGCGGGCCGCATCAGCAGCGCCGATTTGCAAAACGCGCTCGATCACGCGCGGCAAACACTGCCCGCAACGCAAGCGCACGAACTGGATACGCATTCGGTGGAAACTCTTCAAGCCGCGCTGTCGGATAGCAACAACTCGATCAACGCCGCGATTTTCACCGTCATCGATTTGCTGGACGCACGGCGCGGCACGCAGTGGAACAGCTTTGTGGTGGACGAAATTTCCAAGTGGTGCTCGGCCTTTTACGATGAAGGCCAGGCTTCGTGGCGGATGCCCTGGCGCGGCGAGTCGTTGTTCGCAGCGTGGAGAGAGGCCGCCTTGTGCGATGCCAACCCGGAGATGATGGGTCTGAGCGGTTTTCGCAACTTCTTGCGCGCCCAGCCGGACGACGCAACGGCAGCCATTGAATATGCACTGCAAACGCTTCAGGTGCCCGCAGCGAGTACGGTCGATTTCCTACATCGTGCGCTGATGTCGATTTCGGGCTGGAGCGGCTACGTGCAATATCAGGTGCGTGAAAAAAGCATGTATGGCAATTACGACGATTCGCTTCAGCACTTGTTGGCGATTCGGCTGGCTTACGATGTCGCGCTGTATCAACGAGACACAAAGTTTCAAGAAATGTGGGCGCAGCACGTCGCATCGTGGCCCGTCGCGGACGCGGCTTCGCCCCAACTGCTGGCCAATTATCTGTGGCAACTAGCATCGGAACTGGCGTATCAGCGTGCGCTCATCGGCGATATAGGTGCGGCAGCGGCGACGCAGCGCGCGGTAGGGCGTCGCGCTGTTCAAGCGGTGTTTTGCATCGATGTGCGCTCCGAAGTGTTTCGGCGTTCGCTCGAAGCGCAATCGCCCGACATCGAAACTGTGGGCTTCGCCGGATTCTTCGGTTTTCCCATCGAATACATTCCCTTTGGACAAAGGCACGGCCAGACGCAATGCCCGGTTCTGCTGACGCCGGCTTTTCGCATCCGCGAAACGCTGCCGGATGCCACGCATCAGCAAACGGAAGCGGCGCTGGGCAAGCAGCGCTTTTCGCGGCGGTTGGGGCGCTCGTGGAATTCGTTCAAAACTTCGGCGGTGTCGTGTTTTGCCTTTGTCGAAACCGGCGGCTTGCTGTCGGGCGTGAAGATTGTAAAAGATTCACTTGGCCTGCATCACGAAGAACACGCAGGAGCGGGCATGGCACCCGGAGTTCATTATCACCCCGCTCCAGATTCTGGACATGGCCACAATCACGCGCACTTGCACGAAAGCGGCATGACTGTGGAACAGCAAGTCGCTGTTGCGGCGGGTGCTCTTAAGAATATGGGGCTGACGCAAAACCTGGCGCGACTGGTGATGATTTGCGGACACGGCAGCAGCACAACCAACAATCCTTACGGTTCGGGACTCGATTGCGGCGCTTGCGGCGGGCATAGCGGCGAAGCCAACGCGCGTGTTGCGGCGACGGTATTAAACCATCCGCCGGTGCGCGCCGGGCTGAAGGCTCAAGGCATTTCAATTCCCGACGATTCGCATTTCCTCGCTGCGCTGCACAACACCACGACCGACGATGTCACGCTTTTCGACGAATCTTCGGTTCCAGAATCGCACGCCGCCGAACTCGGAGCTTTGAAGCAACATCTGGAGGCGGCTTCGCGGCAAACTCGGATAGAGCGCGCTCCATCACTGGGATTAACAAACGCTGCAGCCAGTGAAATCGATGCGCTGGTGCGCGCGCGCAGCACCGATTGGGCGCAAACGCGGCCCGAATGGGGGCTGGCGGGCAATGCAGCTTTCATCGCCGCGCCGCGCGAACGCACACAACAGCTCGATCTCGGCGGGCGCTCGTTCCTGAACAACTACAACTACAGTTCGGACGAAGACCTTTCCAAACTCGAACTGGTGATGACCGCACCGATGGTCGTTGCCAGCTGGATTAACTTGCAGTATTTCGCTTCAACGGTGAACAATCGGCAATTCGGCAGCGGCAACAAAACGATTCACAACGTGGTTGGCGCGCTTGGAGTGTGGCAGGGCAACTGCGGCGATTTGCAGGTCGGGTTGCCGCTGCAATCGGTTCACGACGGCGAAAAATGGATACACGAACCATTGCGCCTCAGCGTTTTCATCGAGGCACCGCGCGAGGCCATCGTTAGCATTGTCGCAAAGCACGCGGGCGTGCGCGAACTGCTCGATAACGGCTGGCTGCATCTTATTGCGATTGAAGACGAAGGACGCCACTTCGCGCGCTACAAGGGCAATCTGGGCTGGGAAAGCGCGAACTGA
- a CDS encoding mercuric reductase: MNSFDVLVIGGGQGAALARYLAKDGMRVALFERTHWGGVCINSGCTPVKTLGASARAAYEARRSAEFGVLTGEVSIDWPRVRERMETNISNFRHEVEEHLHIKNLTLVCGEARFTAPKTVEANGESYTAEKIVIATGTRNARPPIEGLEDVPYLDSSAALALDEIPSHLLIVGGGYIALELGQAFLRLGSQVTVVETAPHVLIQEDPDIAEELTQILRDEGIEFLLGAHAKQLREENGIALDIECDGKTQTLRGSHVLVATGRRPNTDDLGCDAAGIELDKKGFIAVDDGLKTSVDGVYALGDVANSPQFVHIAFDDVRLLRAHLCGGEAVSTRDRLIAYAVFTDPQLGRVGMNEKEAREKFGDELRVATLPASDTARGVETGQVRGVFKAFVGPNDEILGATILAAEGGEIMSVVHAAMLGKLPFTALRDASWAHPLWAESLNLLFLDIDGCAKDKIG, translated from the coding sequence ATGAATTCATTTGATGTTCTCGTTATCGGCGGCGGACAAGGCGCAGCTTTGGCGCGCTATCTCGCAAAAGACGGAATGCGCGTGGCGCTTTTCGAGCGCACGCACTGGGGCGGCGTTTGTATCAACAGCGGCTGCACGCCGGTCAAAACTCTGGGCGCTTCGGCACGCGCGGCTTACGAAGCGCGACGCAGCGCCGAATTCGGCGTCCTCACCGGCGAAGTCTCGATTGACTGGCCGCGCGTGCGCGAACGGATGGAAACCAACATTTCTAATTTCCGCCACGAAGTCGAAGAACATCTGCACATCAAGAATTTGACTCTCGTTTGCGGTGAAGCACGTTTCACCGCGCCGAAAACCGTGGAGGCGAACGGCGAAAGCTACACTGCCGAAAAAATCGTCATCGCAACCGGCACTCGCAACGCGCGCCCGCCGATTGAAGGACTGGAAGATGTGCCGTATCTCGATTCGTCGGCGGCTTTGGCGCTTGATGAGATTCCGTCGCATCTGCTGATTGTCGGTGGCGGCTACATCGCGCTCGAATTAGGACAAGCGTTTTTGCGTCTCGGTTCGCAAGTCACGGTTGTCGAAACAGCGCCGCATGTCTTAATTCAGGAAGACCCGGACATCGCCGAAGAACTGACGCAAATCCTCCGCGATGAAGGGATAGAATTCCTTCTGGGCGCGCACGCGAAACAACTGCGCGAAGAAAACGGTATCGCGCTCGACATCGAATGCGATGGCAAAACGCAAACGCTGCGCGGTTCTCATGTTCTGGTTGCAACAGGTCGCCGCCCGAACACGGACGACCTCGGCTGTGACGCTGCGGGAATCGAACTCGATAAAAAAGGTTTTATCGCCGTCGATGACGGTTTGAAAACCAGTGTCGATGGCGTTTATGCGCTCGGCGATGTAGCAAACAGTCCGCAGTTTGTACATATCGCCTTCGACGATGTGCGCTTGCTGCGCGCGCATCTATGTGGCGGAGAAGCGGTTTCAACGCGCGATCGGCTCATTGCTTACGCCGTTTTCACCGACCCGCAACTGGGCCGCGTCGGGATGAATGAGAAAGAAGCACGCGAAAAGTTCGGCGACGAGCTACGTGTGGCAACACTTCCCGCGTCCGACACGGCGCGCGGTGTGGAAACCGGACAGGTACGCGGCGTTTTCAAAGCATTCGTCGGGCCGAACGATGAAATTCTGGGCGCGACAATTCTGGCGGCAGAAGGCGGCGAGATTATGTCGGTCGTTCACGCGGCGATGCTCGGCAAACTTCCCTTTACAGCTTTGCGCGATGCGAGTTGGGCGCATCCGTTGTGGGCCGAATCGCTCAATCTGTTGTTTCTCGACATCGATGGCTGCGCCAAAGATAAAATCGGTTAG
- a CDS encoding AAA family ATPase yields the protein MNDKDREIDIHIRARYPIIFVVSYEETRVEDAIKTLVNGQKVVLSWSATEPFGVTDGTPRIALDGFSQAIEALNFILKKLRNESTRAVFLLKDFEPYFGNPVVERRLRDVVYALKRSYSTLIFLSPTLIIPPHLEKDIAVVDYDLPTFHDLGEILDELVSRVGTNPNVQIELDPSTRESLVKAAQGLTADEAANVFAKALVLNAKLDALDIGVVLSEKKQIIRKTGMLEFTEAQEHFSDIGGLDELKRWLDKRRNAFGERARDFGLPAPRGILLLGVPGCGKSLTAKAVGAAWKLPLLRFDVGSVFGKYVGESEANLRRALRAAEAVAPCVLWIDEMEKAFSVSRGDDGGTTLRIFGAFLSWLQDKKAPVFVIGTANSVDQLPPELLRRGRLDEIFFVDLPGEAERRDIFGIHIAKRGRDVTQFDLAELATASDGFSGAEIEQAVAASLYDAFEQNRDISTADILSNLGHLVPLSRTMSEEIEGLREWASTRARPAS from the coding sequence ATGAACGATAAAGACCGCGAAATTGATATTCATATCCGCGCGCGTTACCCGATTATCTTCGTGGTTTCGTATGAAGAAACGCGCGTCGAAGATGCGATAAAAACCCTCGTCAACGGGCAGAAAGTTGTGCTTTCGTGGTCGGCGACCGAACCGTTCGGCGTCACCGACGGCACGCCGCGCATCGCGCTCGATGGCTTTTCGCAGGCGATTGAAGCGCTCAATTTCATTCTTAAAAAGCTGCGCAACGAAAGTACGCGCGCGGTCTTTTTGCTCAAAGATTTCGAGCCGTATTTCGGCAATCCGGTTGTCGAGCGTCGTTTGCGCGACGTGGTTTACGCACTTAAAAGAAGCTATTCGACGCTGATTTTTCTTTCGCCCACGCTGATTATTCCGCCGCATCTGGAAAAAGACATCGCGGTTGTCGATTACGATTTGCCGACCTTCCACGATTTGGGCGAAATTCTCGACGAGTTGGTTTCGCGCGTTGGCACCAACCCGAATGTTCAAATCGAACTCGACCCTTCCACGCGCGAAAGTCTGGTAAAAGCCGCGCAAGGTTTAACCGCCGATGAAGCCGCGAATGTTTTTGCCAAAGCGCTGGTTCTCAACGCGAAATTAGATGCGCTGGATATCGGCGTGGTGCTTTCCGAAAAGAAGCAGATCATTCGCAAAACCGGAATGCTCGAATTCACCGAAGCGCAGGAACACTTTTCCGACATCGGCGGACTCGATGAACTCAAGCGCTGGCTCGACAAGCGGCGCAACGCTTTTGGCGAACGAGCGAGGGATTTCGGGCTTCCCGCACCACGCGGCATTTTGCTGCTCGGCGTTCCAGGTTGCGGCAAAAGTCTGACGGCGAAAGCCGTCGGCGCCGCATGGAAACTGCCGCTTTTGCGCTTCGATGTCGGCAGCGTGTTCGGCAAGTACGTCGGCGAAAGCGAAGCCAATCTGCGCCGCGCGTTGCGTGCTGCTGAAGCCGTCGCGCCGTGCGTGTTGTGGATTGACGAAATGGAGAAAGCCTTTTCGGTGTCGCGCGGCGACGATGGCGGGACGACGCTTCGCATCTTCGGCGCGTTTTTGTCGTGGCTGCAAGACAAGAAAGCGCCGGTTTTTGTGATTGGGACGGCGAACTCAGTGGATCAGTTGCCACCCGAACTCTTGCGGCGCGGACGGTTGGACGAAATCTTCTTCGTCGATTTGCCGGGCGAAGCCGAACGTCGCGATATTTTCGGTATTCACATCGCCAAGCGCGGGCGCGACGTGACGCAGTTCGATCTGGCGGAGTTAGCAACGGCCAGCGATGGCTTTTCCGGTGCCGAAATCGAGCAAGCTGTCGCCGCTTCGCTGTATGACGCCTTCGAGCAAAATCGCGATATTTCGACTGCCGACATTCTTTCGAATCTGGGTCATCTCGTGCCGCTTTCGCGCACGATGAGCGAAGAGATTGAAGGCTTGCGCGAATGGGCCTCAACACGCGCGCGGCCCGCCTCTTAA
- a CDS encoding DUF4178 domain-containing protein, translating into MKRFEIGEIGEIGAHWFKVRARVVYGNAEGLWDEWCLELHDGSIGWLETEDGQTFLSRKQRLTSPVPPFEVVSVGQMFPVGQHNFFVVEKCRAEIMQIEGDAPVGIGVGDQVRFVDGAVDGRAASLEYGPDAIEFVLGDTIERGGILSADAM; encoded by the coding sequence ATGAAACGCTTTGAGATTGGCGAAATCGGGGAAATTGGCGCGCACTGGTTTAAGGTGCGCGCGCGCGTTGTTTATGGCAACGCCGAGGGACTCTGGGACGAATGGTGCCTTGAGCTTCACGACGGCTCGATTGGCTGGCTCGAAACCGAAGACGGCCAAACGTTTCTGTCGCGCAAGCAGCGCCTGACTTCGCCTGTGCCGCCGTTTGAAGTGGTTTCGGTCGGGCAAATGTTTCCGGTTGGACAGCACAACTTCTTTGTCGTGGAAAAGTGCCGCGCCGAGATTATGCAAATCGAAGGCGATGCGCCAGTTGGCATCGGCGTGGGCGATCAGGTGCGCTTCGTCGATGGGGCAGTCGATGGTCGTGCGGCTTCTCTGGAATACGGCCCCGATGCCATTGAATTTGTCCTCGGCGATACCATCGAGCGCGGCGGAATCCTCAGCGCGGACGCGATGTAA
- a CDS encoding flotillin family protein, translating into MNETLQFPLIALGTIVLFIIALGAFISRLYRRATSELSFVRTGFGGRRVVMNGGALVLPVLHDTIWVNMNTLRLEVQRSKEEALITKDRMRVDVRAEFYVRVKPIEEAIADAAQTLGQKTLNPLELKELVEGKFVDALRAVAAEMSMEELHEQRTDFVQKVQAAVTGDLLKNGLELETVSLTALDQTSRDFFNPNNAFDAQGLTKLTEEIEMRRKQRNIIEQDTLVEIARKDLEARQQQLLIQRETEYAQMEQAREVEIRKAEQSTNIALQRAAKEREQQEGEIAAKLVVDSARIESERAITEKNIESQRLVKEREIARARSIELAEQESAIAIAEKSRAQSEAQAQADTARALAVRAEELVETARATEVAERQKQIELIEAQKQAQREAIGITVAAEAEKTAALDHAEAQKIAAQGEADAEKSRADAAATRYAVDAEGKRALNEADNQLSPQIIELQIRQAILRALPDIIRESVKPMEQIDAIKILQVNGLNGGGSHSDNASSNGSGAGHGGNLAEEVVNSALRYRAQAPLLDSLLAEIGMDGGDLKSLTAGLDGKAKPTAKP; encoded by the coding sequence GTGAACGAAACATTACAATTCCCTCTCATTGCTCTCGGCACGATTGTGCTGTTTATCATCGCTCTGGGCGCGTTTATTTCGCGGCTCTACCGGCGCGCGACCAGCGAACTCTCGTTTGTCCGCACCGGCTTTGGCGGACGTCGCGTCGTGATGAACGGCGGCGCGCTCGTGCTGCCGGTTCTGCACGACACCATCTGGGTGAACATGAACACGCTGCGTTTGGAAGTGCAACGCAGCAAAGAAGAAGCGCTCATCACCAAAGACCGTATGCGCGTCGATGTGCGCGCCGAGTTTTATGTCCGCGTCAAGCCCATCGAAGAAGCGATTGCCGATGCCGCCCAAACATTAGGGCAGAAAACGCTTAATCCCCTGGAACTCAAAGAGCTTGTCGAAGGCAAGTTTGTCGATGCTTTGCGCGCTGTTGCCGCCGAAATGAGCATGGAAGAACTGCACGAACAGCGCACCGATTTCGTGCAGAAAGTGCAGGCGGCGGTCACCGGCGATTTGCTAAAAAACGGTCTGGAACTGGAAACCGTTTCTTTGACAGCGCTCGACCAGACTTCGCGTGACTTCTTCAATCCGAACAACGCCTTTGACGCCCAAGGTTTGACCAAACTGACCGAAGAAATCGAGATGCGTCGCAAACAGCGCAACATCATCGAGCAAGATACGCTTGTCGAAATCGCGCGCAAAGATTTGGAAGCGCGCCAGCAGCAATTGCTGATTCAGCGCGAAACCGAATACGCGCAGATGGAGCAGGCGCGCGAAGTCGAGATTCGCAAAGCCGAACAAAGCACCAACATCGCCTTGCAGCGCGCGGCCAAAGAGCGCGAGCAGCAGGAAGGCGAAATCGCCGCCAAGCTTGTTGTCGATAGCGCGCGCATCGAATCGGAACGTGCCATCACCGAAAAGAACATCGAGAGCCAGCGTCTGGTGAAAGAACGCGAAATCGCCCGCGCCCGCTCGATTGAATTGGCTGAACAGGAAAGCGCCATTGCTATCGCCGAGAAATCGCGCGCGCAAAGCGAAGCCCAAGCCCAGGCCGATACCGCGCGGGCTTTGGCCGTACGCGCCGAAGAATTGGTTGAGACGGCGCGCGCAACCGAAGTTGCCGAACGTCAAAAGCAAATCGAACTGATCGAAGCGCAAAAGCAAGCGCAGCGCGAAGCGATTGGAATCACCGTCGCGGCTGAAGCCGAAAAAACCGCTGCGCTCGACCACGCCGAAGCGCAGAAAATCGCGGCGCAGGGCGAAGCCGACGCCGAGAAATCGCGCGCCGACGCTGCTGCCACGCGCTACGCCGTCGATGCCGAAGGCAAGCGCGCCCTCAACGAAGCCGATAATCAGCTTTCGCCGCAAATCATCGAGTTGCAGATTCGTCAGGCGATTCTGCGCGCGTTGCCCGACATCATCCGCGAGTCGGTCAAGCCGATGGAGCAAATCGACGCCATCAAAATCTTGCAGGTCAATGGCTTGAATGGCGGCGGTTCGCACAGCGATAACGCCAGTTCCAACGGCTCGGGCGCGGGACACGGTGGCAATCTGGCCGAAGAAGTCGTGAACAGCGCGTTGCGTTACCGCGCGCAGGCTCCTCTCCTCGATTCGCTGCTCGCGGAAATTGGCATGGACGGCGGCGATTTAAAATCGCTGACGGCGGGACTAGATGGAAAGGCCAAGCCCACGGCAAAGCCATAG
- a CDS encoding OB-fold-containig protein: protein MSLLLAAQNWPFSLALGVCVALALLQLLAGFGEADVEADGDGLDGVLAWLGAGGLPLSLAVMLLAGGFGLVGLGIQSYARSSTGAFWNTGFIALLALVATLPLTRVLGGILRKILPRDESEAVSLDSFAGQSAVVSEGTARRGAPAQARVRDRFGKTHYLLVEPDEDGVAFPAGTAILLLTRHDHIFHARDDSHAQQTLNNVLE from the coding sequence ATGTCCCTTCTTCTGGCAGCGCAAAACTGGCCGTTCTCGCTTGCGCTTGGCGTGTGCGTGGCGCTGGCGCTGTTGCAACTGTTGGCCGGTTTCGGCGAGGCCGATGTCGAAGCCGATGGCGACGGTCTTGATGGCGTTCTGGCCTGGTTGGGCGCGGGCGGTTTGCCTTTGTCGCTCGCGGTGATGCTGCTCGCTGGCGGCTTTGGCCTCGTTGGACTGGGAATTCAAAGCTACGCGCGCTCTTCAACCGGCGCGTTCTGGAACACCGGTTTTATCGCGCTTCTGGCGCTTGTTGCCACATTGCCGCTCACGCGTGTGTTGGGCGGTATTCTCCGCAAAATTCTGCCGCGCGATGAAAGCGAAGCTGTGTCCCTCGACAGTTTCGCGGGACAGAGCGCCGTCGTTTCTGAAGGCACTGCGCGACGTGGCGCACCGGCTCAGGCGCGCGTGCGCGACCGCTTCGGTAAAACGCACTATCTGCTTGTTGAACCCGACGAAGACGGTGTCGCCTTTCCAGCGGGAACCGCGATTCTTCTCCTCACCCGCCACGACCACATTTTTCACGCGCGCGACGATTCGCACGCTCAGCAAACACTCAACAACGTTTTGGAATAA
- a CDS encoding DUF4178 domain-containing protein: MTLLKCPDCRRDFEVEGEIRAILCPSCGSAVTAQSDLNAALSRAKKHHSPYPNTTVVKPGMKGRFFGRNYDVRGRVVKGVVEEGVTYPWHEFQLVAPDGDEAWLAYDGGVWTWMKPFLPRNPIGPQQLVDKRAGSWLTLEDKMATVTQNSNAKILLAEGGLSFRAEKGDRTDYLDANSGKTLYSVEWRADEIEFFRGQTLAEREVLEAFDLHSELRALDAVQRGSRSRNTFAFVCLACAFIASFMWLGSGPETGTTIHSGQAPITSIGAKGVRFGPFSLDPSRRVHTLQVFGTMTQASAWVQGVVESAQGDEVLEAQGDFWDESGYDDGPWHEWKLSNYSYFVADTPGPYYIRLYAERDTPNGAFGNAGYVLRSGVVYPNYLGWFAFSAFSLSLLFFYLANKTTLKRWSESLEDN; encoded by the coding sequence ATGACACTTTTGAAATGTCCCGATTGCAGGCGTGACTTTGAAGTTGAAGGCGAAATTCGCGCGATTTTGTGTCCTTCCTGCGGCTCGGCGGTGACGGCGCAAAGCGATCTCAACGCCGCGCTTTCGCGGGCGAAAAAGCATCATTCGCCGTATCCGAATACGACGGTTGTAAAGCCTGGGATGAAAGGCCGCTTTTTCGGGCGCAACTACGATGTGCGCGGACGCGTTGTCAAAGGTGTTGTCGAAGAAGGCGTGACGTATCCGTGGCACGAATTTCAACTGGTTGCGCCCGATGGCGATGAAGCGTGGCTCGCATACGACGGCGGCGTGTGGACATGGATGAAGCCGTTTTTGCCGCGCAACCCGATTGGGCCGCAGCAACTCGTCGATAAGCGGGCCGGTTCGTGGCTCACGCTCGAAGACAAAATGGCGACCGTCACGCAAAACAGCAACGCGAAGATTTTGCTGGCTGAAGGCGGGCTTTCGTTTCGCGCCGAAAAAGGCGACCGCACCGATTACCTCGATGCGAACAGCGGCAAAACGCTATATTCCGTCGAGTGGCGCGCCGATGAAATCGAATTTTTTCGCGGCCAAACGCTTGCCGAGCGCGAAGTTTTGGAAGCATTCGACTTGCATTCCGAATTGCGCGCACTCGACGCCGTGCAACGCGGTTCGCGCAGCCGCAACACCTTTGCGTTTGTGTGTCTGGCATGCGCGTTTATCGCTTCATTTATGTGGTTGGGCAGCGGGCCGGAAACAGGAACAACAATCCATTCGGGACAAGCACCGATAACATCTATCGGCGCGAAGGGCGTGCGCTTCGGACCGTTCTCTCTCGACCCGTCACGGCGCGTTCACACGCTGCAAGTGTTCGGCACGATGACGCAAGCCTCGGCATGGGTTCAGGGCGTTGTCGAAAGCGCGCAGGGCGACGAAGTTTTGGAAGCGCAGGGCGATTTCTGGGACGAAAGCGGCTACGACGACGGCCCGTGGCACGAGTGGAAGCTTTCCAACTATTCGTACTTCGTTGCCGATACGCCCGGCCCGTATTACATTCGACTTTACGCCGAGCGCGACACGCCCAACGGCGCATTCGGCAACGCGGGCTATGTCTTGCGGTCGGGCGTCGTTTACCCGAATTATCTTGGCTGGTTCGCCTTTAGCGCGTTCTCGTTGTCGCTGCTGTTTTTTTATCTTGCCAATAAAACGACACTCAAGCGCTGGAGCGAAAGTTTGGAAGACAACTAA